One Oceanotoga teriensis genomic region harbors:
- a CDS encoding ComF family protein, with protein sequence MRRWLQIYNILNDMFEHRCLNCGAKVNFGEFICDNCSMFIYEPSHTKSIYDIYHMGYYKDSLAILIKEFKYNKNLKIGKYLTDILCEYFRSIDIENHDYYVSYVPSNYFSIYNKGFIPAKIIADRFAKNFGLKVINLFKSKSYKRQASLSLNERHKNIQKKIKITTSIPKYLIIVDDVYTTGASMFECMNIIKKNVDFCLGLTLAKAHYGGDSFEEQV encoded by the coding sequence ATGCGGAGATGGTTACAGATTTATAATATTTTAAATGATATGTTTGAACATAGATGCTTGAATTGTGGTGCAAAAGTTAATTTTGGAGAATTTATATGTGATAATTGTTCAATGTTTATATATGAACCTTCACATACAAAAAGCATTTATGATATTTATCATATGGGATATTATAAAGATTCATTGGCAATTTTGATAAAAGAATTTAAGTATAATAAGAATCTTAAAATAGGTAAATATTTAACAGATATACTTTGTGAATATTTTAGAAGTATAGATATAGAAAATCATGATTATTATGTTTCTTATGTACCATCTAATTATTTTAGTATCTATAATAAAGGATTTATACCTGCCAAAATCATAGCTGATAGATTTGCTAAAAATTTTGGATTAAAAGTTATAAATCTCTTTAAATCTAAATCTTATAAAAGACAGGCATCATTATCTTTGAATGAAAGACATAAAAATATACAAAAAAAGATAAAAATCACAACCTCTATACCTAAATACCTTATAATAGTAGATGATGTTTATACTACTGGTGCTAGTATGTTTGAGTGTATGAATATCATTAAGAAAAATGTGGATTTTTGTTTGGGTCTTACTTTGGCGAAAGCTCATTATGGAGGTGATTCTTTTGAAGAACAAGTATGA
- a CDS encoding HEAT repeat domain-containing protein, translated as MANEIIETYKLMEERIKSENAKIFFEMLDSPFPAFKAKAINELMKQKIDSPIIKEYLDDSDAEVRFSALKHMEKLGTIDEEETKKALKDLSASIRKEALIIFTSYGFEPMEFILDYVKDPDPTVRYQLLTSVLEFYPEDSEKLIELMKEDPYQKIQHLIYALENIGETLISETIEMSVKKIALSRYYEKNDSMTFFNVLKNNYYNCDKKTKLLIIKFLAGLPCDIIKEFMEKELSDEKDDEILMQITRTIKKVCGNDLIPSWIVDAFINKDEPKYIKYGLKLATDKDDMAYVDFSRGLLDKIDDDYVIGAADYLVFFQDYKLSDYVPDFLNSLSTKRILTGLKIIKKLKLENYLSEISDISMNKKYPISVRRSAINLLKYFKAKQYWEIPYNILKDPTEKGRLKLAALNALLRLNAEMVTDL; from the coding sequence ATGGCAAATGAAATAATAGAAACTTATAAACTCATGGAAGAAAGAATTAAATCTGAAAATGCTAAAATATTTTTTGAAATGCTTGATTCGCCTTTTCCGGCATTTAAAGCTAAAGCTATAAACGAACTCATGAAACAAAAAATAGATTCACCTATAATAAAAGAATATCTCGATGATTCAGATGCTGAAGTTAGATTTTCTGCATTGAAACATATGGAAAAATTGGGCACAATTGATGAAGAAGAAACAAAAAAAGCCTTAAAAGATCTTTCGGCTTCTATAAGAAAAGAAGCTTTAATAATATTTACAAGTTATGGATTTGAACCAATGGAGTTTATATTGGATTATGTAAAAGATCCAGATCCAACGGTTAGATATCAACTTTTAACTTCTGTTTTAGAATTTTATCCAGAAGATTCAGAAAAATTGATAGAATTGATGAAAGAAGACCCATATCAAAAAATACAACATTTAATATATGCACTTGAAAATATAGGGGAAACGCTTATTTCAGAAACAATAGAAATGAGTGTAAAAAAAATAGCTCTTTCAAGATACTATGAAAAAAATGATTCTATGACATTTTTTAATGTTTTAAAAAATAATTATTATAATTGTGATAAAAAAACAAAATTATTGATCATAAAATTTTTAGCAGGTCTTCCTTGTGATATAATAAAAGAATTTATGGAAAAAGAACTTTCAGATGAGAAAGATGATGAAATTTTAATGCAAATCACAAGAACTATAAAAAAAGTTTGTGGAAATGATTTGATACCTTCTTGGATAGTCGATGCATTTATAAATAAGGATGAACCTAAGTATATTAAATATGGTTTAAAACTTGCAACTGATAAAGATGATATGGCATATGTGGATTTTTCTAGAGGACTTCTTGATAAAATAGATGATGATTATGTTATAGGAGCTGCTGATTACTTAGTTTTTTTTCAAGATTATAAATTAAGTGATTATGTTCCTGATTTTTTGAATTCATTATCTACAAAAAGAATTTTAACTGGTTTAAAAATAATAAAAAAATTAAAACTTGAGAATTATCTTTCTGAAATATCCGATATAAGTATGAACAAAAAATATCCTATAAGCGTTAGAAGAAGCGCTATAAATCTTCTCAAATATTTTAAAGCTAAACAATATTGGGAAATACCTTATAATATTCTTAAAGATCCAACAGAAAAAGGTAGACTTAAACTTGCAGCTTTAAATGCATTATTAAGACTTAATGCGGAGATGGTTACAGATTTATAA
- a CDS encoding DNA-directed RNA polymerase subunit omega yields the protein MDVGFNHDKIMKNIDFKYAVPIIAAKRAEKLKDNFEMKNTDNFISNRNFVNDAFKEIEEGKTNVKDVDKLEMIKTDTK from the coding sequence ATGGACGTAGGTTTTAATCATGATAAAATCATGAAAAATATAGATTTTAAATATGCTGTACCTATTATTGCTGCTAAGAGAGCTGAAAAATTAAAAGACAATTTCGAGATGAAAAATACTGATAATTTTATAAGCAATAGAAATTTTGTTAATGATGCATTTAAAGAAATTGAAGAAGGAAAGACTAATGTTAAAGATGTAGATAAGCTTGAGATGATAAAAACAGATACGAAGTGA
- the gmk gene encoding guanylate kinase, translating into MKKGILYIVSGPSGAGKSTLIKKALKTVDGFTFSVSYTTRERRPGEIDGVDYFFVDEDKFMELKEKDEFLEYAKVHGYYYGTSKTFIHEKLEQGYNIVLDVDVQGSLNIKTSIQEENPVLIFVLPPSYTELEKRLVGRGTESERDLAKRLEDSRWEVSKINEFNYVIVNRDVNESVNQLISIIIAEQLRVCRIENGLENRVDTFFKKEFER; encoded by the coding sequence ATGAAAAAAGGAATATTATACATAGTAAGTGGACCATCGGGAGCTGGAAAATCCACATTAATAAAAAAAGCATTGAAAACAGTAGATGGGTTTACATTCTCGGTATCTTATACAACAAGAGAAAGAAGACCTGGAGAAATAGATGGAGTAGATTATTTCTTTGTAGATGAAGATAAATTTATGGAATTAAAAGAAAAAGATGAATTTCTTGAATATGCTAAAGTACATGGCTATTATTATGGAACTTCTAAAACATTTATCCATGAAAAACTTGAACAAGGATATAATATAGTTTTAGATGTGGATGTTCAAGGTTCTCTTAATATAAAAACTTCTATCCAAGAAGAGAATCCTGTTTTAATATTTGTTTTGCCTCCTTCTTATACAGAACTTGAAAAAAGGCTTGTTGGAAGGGGTACAGAAAGTGAAAGGGATCTTGCAAAAAGATTAGAAGATTCAAGATGGGAAGTTTCAAAAATTAATGAATTTAATTATGTCATAGTTAATCGTGATGTTAATGAGTCTGTTAATCAACTCATATCCATTATCATAGCTGAACAATTGAGAGTTTGTAGAATTGAAAATGGTTTAGAAAATAGAGTTGATACATTTTTTAAAAAAGAATTTGAGAGGTGA
- a CDS encoding DUF370 domain-containing protein, whose translation MYGLINIGFGNVVVGDRVIAIVNPGSQPLKRLRDVAETQGKLLEVNHGRKTRAFIITDSGHVIASAIQPETITNRFSQNFYDIEKALERIRNEARQG comes from the coding sequence ATGTACGGACTTATAAATATAGGTTTTGGGAATGTTGTTGTTGGGGATAGAGTAATAGCGATAGTTAATCCTGGCTCACAGCCTTTAAAAAGATTAAGAGATGTTGCTGAAACTCAAGGTAAATTATTAGAAGTAAACCATGGTAGAAAAACAAGAGCTTTTATAATAACTGACTCTGGTCATGTAATAGCTTCCGCAATTCAACCAGAAACTATTACAAATAGATTTTCTCAAAATTTCTATGATATTGAAAAAGCACTTGAAAGAATACGTAATGAGGCGCGCCAGGGATGA
- a CDS encoding YicC/YloC family endoribonuclease: MRSMTGYGRIEKIINDYNYSVEIKSLNGKYSNLKTSIAGIFSPLEIEVQNLVKKYFKRGNISVYIDIRFLNPQNFVDIDLGLAKSYHSALQQMTSELHMSDDVSLDVLTKFREIIKIKVEEEAMNKIWKGLEEILLETIEKVKVFQIEEGEKLKTVLLGYIDDIEKIVNDIQNAAVDMKDTFKERLENNLKELLNNSELINEGRLELEVALLAERADISEEIERLKSHIKKFRDIVNSEDELMGQNLDFLSQEMHREFNTIASKSKLIELTNLSVEGRGLVNKIREQVQNVH, translated from the coding sequence ATGAGAAGTATGACTGGTTATGGCAGAATAGAGAAGATAATAAACGATTATAATTATTCTGTTGAGATAAAAAGTTTGAATGGAAAGTATTCTAATTTAAAAACTTCTATTGCGGGTATATTTTCGCCATTAGAAATAGAAGTACAAAATCTTGTAAAAAAATATTTCAAAAGAGGAAATATAAGTGTTTACATCGATATTAGATTTTTAAATCCTCAAAATTTTGTAGATATAGATCTTGGTTTGGCAAAATCTTATCATAGTGCATTACAACAAATGACAAGTGAATTACATATGTCTGATGATGTATCTTTAGATGTTTTAACGAAATTTAGAGAAATAATTAAAATAAAAGTTGAAGAAGAAGCTATGAATAAGATATGGAAAGGTCTTGAAGAAATATTGTTGGAAACAATAGAAAAAGTTAAAGTTTTTCAAATAGAAGAAGGAGAAAAACTTAAAACTGTTTTACTTGGTTATATAGATGATATAGAAAAAATAGTAAATGATATACAAAATGCTGCTGTTGACATGAAAGATACTTTTAAGGAAAGACTTGAAAATAATTTAAAAGAATTATTAAACAATTCTGAACTCATAAATGAAGGAAGACTTGAGCTTGAAGTCGCACTTTTAGCAGAAAGAGCTGATATTTCAGAAGAAATAGAAAGGCTTAAAAGTCATATTAAAAAATTCAGGGATATAGTTAATTCAGAGGATGAATTGATGGGTCAAAATCTTGATTTTTTATCTCAAGAAATGCATAGAGAGTTCAATACAATTGCTTCAAAATCTAAATTGATAGAGCTTACCAATCTTTCAGTAGAGGGAAGAGGGCTTGTTAATAAGATTAGAGAACAAGTTCAGAATGTTCATTGA
- a CDS encoding cysteine desulfurase family protein, whose amino-acid sequence MIYFDNNASTPLDKDVAEVVLKYMCEEYANPNSLHEFGVKMDAKIEEARFRIAKSLGCMPFEIYFTSCATESINWALRGVCKANTKYGKHIVSSNIEHSATLNTLKSLESEGFEVTYIQADQNGEISLEKLSKVIREDTILVSIMAANNEIGTIQDIKGMSQIIKEKNKNCYFHVDAVQIAGKINFSLKEMKCDLASFSSHKFHGPKGVGILFKKERTRIFPFITGGSQERGMRGGTQNVPGIIGTALALEKSFEHLEYMKEIRNLRDFMALEIEKMGGKILTPISEKSVPNTLAVFFEGVRGDIIVNALSDEEIFVSTSAACSSKGVSGSKVMKALGYDNEQSKGMIRISLSYLNNREETEIFLNKLKNILVFLNF is encoded by the coding sequence ATGATATATTTTGATAATAATGCTTCTACTCCATTGGATAAAGATGTTGCAGAAGTAGTTTTAAAGTATATGTGTGAAGAGTATGCAAATCCAAATTCTTTACATGAATTTGGAGTAAAAATGGATGCAAAGATAGAAGAAGCAAGATTTAGAATTGCAAAATCTTTAGGTTGTATGCCTTTCGAGATTTATTTTACTTCTTGTGCCACCGAATCTATTAATTGGGCTTTAAGAGGTGTTTGTAAGGCAAACACTAAATATGGAAAGCATATTGTAAGTTCTAATATAGAACATTCAGCCACTTTAAACACTTTAAAATCACTTGAATCTGAAGGTTTTGAAGTTACATATATTCAAGCAGATCAGAATGGTGAAATCTCATTAGAAAAATTATCAAAAGTTATTAGAGAAGATACAATTCTTGTAAGTATTATGGCTGCCAATAATGAAATAGGAACTATTCAAGATATTAAAGGTATGTCTCAAATAATAAAAGAAAAAAATAAAAATTGTTATTTTCATGTTGATGCTGTTCAAATTGCTGGAAAAATAAATTTTTCTTTGAAAGAGATGAAATGTGATTTAGCTTCTTTTTCTTCACATAAATTTCATGGACCAAAAGGTGTTGGTATTTTATTTAAAAAAGAAAGAACAAGAATATTCCCATTCATAACAGGTGGTTCTCAAGAACGTGGTATGAGGGGAGGAACACAGAATGTCCCTGGTATAATAGGAACGGCATTGGCATTAGAAAAATCTTTTGAACATCTTGAATATATGAAAGAAATAAGAAATTTAAGGGATTTTATGGCTTTAGAAATAGAAAAAATGGGTGGTAAGATATTAACGCCTATTAGTGAAAAAAGTGTGCCAAATACATTGGCTGTTTTTTTTGAAGGTGTTAGAGGTGATATTATAGTTAATGCACTCTCAGATGAAGAAATATTTGTTTCTACATCTGCAGCATGCTCTTCAAAAGGAGTATCTGGAAGTAAAGTCATGAAGGCACTTGGCTATGATAATGAACAATCAAAAGGAATGATAAGAATAAGCCTTTCTTACCTGAATAATCGTGAAGAAACGGAAATTTTCCTAAATAAGTTGAAAAATATCCTTGTTTTTTTGAATTTTTAG
- a CDS encoding sensor histidine kinase produces the protein MATLSEKEKNKKSAVFNQTFIITFTTFLLLSIMILALRIIVIDTSIDTYAHMFINEVSPSGSILKGTSELDNQDIIDRLLNDNDVIKKSLLANKIVIIDGKVLSDPYNLIYDGFTINKLPFLYKHQDYYYIFVAIQILGSKLMIVGGPAFEFTAFIKTFDRIAIITIFLASLSSLFISYFLSRNILRPVISISKHISEININNLEHRIPEQKTIEYEIISNKINSMLDRIQYGYEIQKQFISDVSHELRTPLTSISGYVKMLKRWGTRDEGVLIESIESIERSTNYLKDMIEKLLILNEPETEIEFEEFNIKRVVEKVLKLYDNSDYNFYIRGEDFKVKSSKEYLSIIFKIFIENAMKYSPENKNIDIIMKDYSIIIKDNGIGIAEDKKEKIFERFYKEDSARTTKSHGLGLSIAKKLGDKLNINIEVESKLNEGSSFILQFKNDV, from the coding sequence TTGGCTACGTTATCAGAGAAGGAGAAGAATAAAAAAAGTGCTGTATTTAATCAGACTTTTATAATAACATTTACTACTTTTTTACTTTTATCTATAATGATACTTGCTTTAAGAATAATTGTTATTGATACGAGTATAGATACTTATGCACATATGTTTATAAATGAAGTCAGTCCAAGTGGTTCTATCTTGAAAGGTACTTCAGAACTTGATAATCAAGATATAATAGATAGACTTTTGAATGATAATGATGTTATAAAAAAGTCTTTACTTGCAAATAAGATAGTTATAATAGACGGAAAAGTTTTATCTGATCCGTATAATTTGATATACGATGGTTTTACAATCAATAAACTTCCTTTTTTATATAAACATCAAGATTATTATTATATATTTGTTGCGATACAGATACTTGGCTCTAAACTTATGATAGTTGGAGGTCCAGCTTTTGAATTTACAGCTTTTATAAAAACATTCGATAGAATAGCTATAATAACAATATTTTTAGCTTCTTTAAGTTCTTTATTCATATCATATTTTCTATCAAGGAATATACTTAGGCCTGTTATATCTATTTCAAAACATATTTCTGAAATAAATATAAACAATCTTGAACATAGGATACCAGAACAAAAAACTATAGAGTATGAAATAATTTCTAATAAAATTAATTCCATGTTGGATAGAATTCAATATGGGTATGAAATTCAAAAACAATTTATATCAGATGTTTCCCATGAATTGAGAACACCTTTAACATCTATAAGTGGATATGTTAAAATGTTGAAAAGATGGGGGACAAGAGATGAGGGTGTTTTAATAGAGTCTATTGAAAGTATAGAAAGATCAACAAATTATTTGAAAGATATGATAGAAAAACTGTTGATTTTAAATGAACCTGAAACTGAAATAGAATTTGAAGAGTTCAATATAAAAAGAGTGGTAGAAAAAGTTTTAAAGCTTTATGATAATTCGGATTATAATTTTTATATACGAGGAGAAGATTTTAAGGTTAAATCTTCTAAAGAATATTTGTCCATAATTTTTAAGATTTTTATTGAAAATGCCATGAAATATTCTCCAGAGAACAAAAATATAGATATCATAATGAAGGATTATTCTATAATTATAAAAGATAATGGAATTGGAATAGCAGAAGATAAAAAAGAAAAAATATTTGAAAGATTTTATAAAGAAGATAGTGCAAGAACTACAAAAAGTCATGGACTTGGATTATCGATTGCGAAAAAACTTGGTGATAAATTGAATATAAACATAGAAGTAGAATCAAAGTTAAATGAAGGTAGTTCTTTTATATTGCAGTTTAAAAATGATGTATAA
- a CDS encoding response regulator transcription factor, translating into MHKILIVEDDKSIARLLELEMEHENYEVAVAYDGDEALELYESFKPDIILLDIMLPIRDGFEIAEIIRNYDKEVGIIMLTAKGELEERVRGLKHADDYIVKPFEIEEIFARIESLLRRLGKTRDNLKADNIELFVERMQVFVDDEEIHLSLTEFNILKTLLINKNIVVSKEKIMEEVWGYSEEDNKNIVEVYMNYLRKKLGKSSKLIKTVRGVGYVIREGEE; encoded by the coding sequence ATGCATAAGATTTTAATTGTTGAAGATGATAAATCAATAGCGAGATTATTAGAATTAGAAATGGAACATGAAAATTATGAAGTTGCAGTTGCATATGATGGTGATGAAGCACTAGAGCTTTATGAAAGTTTTAAACCAGATATAATATTGCTAGATATAATGTTGCCCATAAGAGATGGTTTTGAAATTGCTGAGATAATAAGAAATTATGATAAAGAGGTTGGGATTATAATGTTAACTGCAAAAGGAGAACTTGAGGAAAGAGTAAGAGGGCTCAAACATGCAGATGATTATATAGTTAAACCATTTGAAATAGAAGAAATATTTGCAAGAATAGAATCGCTTTTGAGAAGACTTGGAAAAACAAGAGATAATTTAAAAGCCGATAATATAGAGCTTTTTGTTGAAAGAATGCAAGTTTTTGTAGATGATGAAGAAATTCATTTAAGTCTTACTGAATTTAATATTTTGAAGACTCTTCTAATAAACAAAAATATAGTTGTTTCAAAAGAAAAAATAATGGAAGAAGTTTGGGGATATTCGGAAGAAGATAATAAAAATATTGTAGAAGTTTACATGAACTATTTAAGAAAAAAGTTGGGTAAATCTTCAAAACTAATAAAGACGGTGAGAGGCGTTGGCTACGTTATCAGAGAAGGAGAAGAATAA
- a CDS encoding DUF4974 domain-containing protein — protein sequence MKKLIILFFVMISFFAYSHDLIYNNIDIKTLFIDLENIYGVEFIFLDDIDENFTFKSSTDSVETLMDILFYSKGIKYEKYSDSVYVIMKIKGHYPIKNEFVQKIELINTDTNLLNPFLEMYRNNIYFINNSKYIIFKNNGDLEDKIKDFFNNISYDNSRYFIIKNKYLLNFKDIDEKYIKDINFFYKYNYKFSELYDIEYDFFDNIDEYDEKNIKKENFYINTDKDFFYVYGIFERKKFINKNNLNYDFDYGISFERNINFYGDVYNDKNYINFIWGIDKNFFVSGGAFVDRNFGYGLFYKWDEMSLFGVEGRFLFDFDHFNSNFIIKAGSDVNDFKFKDIIFGFEGYLLYTLNDIFSVGTRFENDFQKEFFIDPIFMMKDKKIKIEMTFNKFSKIIIKFELI from the coding sequence ATGAAAAAACTTATTATTTTATTTTTTGTTATGATATCTTTTTTTGCTTATTCTCATGATCTTATTTATAATAATATCGATATTAAAACACTTTTTATAGACCTTGAAAACATTTATGGAGTTGAGTTTATATTTTTAGATGATATAGATGAAAATTTTACATTTAAATCATCTACTGATAGTGTAGAAACTTTAATGGATATATTGTTTTATTCCAAGGGTATTAAATATGAAAAATATTCTGATTCTGTTTATGTCATTATGAAAATAAAAGGGCATTATCCCATAAAAAATGAATTTGTACAAAAAATAGAGTTGATAAATACGGATACAAATCTTTTAAATCCTTTTTTAGAAATGTACAGAAATAATATTTATTTTATAAATAATTCTAAATATATAATTTTTAAAAACAATGGAGATTTAGAAGATAAAATTAAGGATTTTTTTAATAATATAAGTTATGATAATTCAAGATATTTTATCATAAAAAATAAATATTTATTAAATTTTAAAGATATTGATGAAAAATATATTAAAGATATAAACTTTTTTTATAAATATAATTATAAATTTTCTGAATTATATGATATAGAATATGATTTTTTTGATAATATCGATGAGTATGATGAAAAAAATATAAAAAAAGAAAATTTTTATATAAATACGGATAAAGATTTTTTTTATGTATATGGTATTTTTGAAAGAAAAAAATTTATAAATAAAAATAATTTAAATTATGATTTTGATTATGGAATTTCTTTTGAAAGAAATATAAATTTTTATGGTGATGTATATAATGATAAAAATTATATAAACTTTATATGGGGTATTGATAAAAATTTTTTTGTATCCGGTGGAGCTTTTGTAGATAGAAATTTTGGATATGGTCTTTTTTATAAATGGGATGAAATGTCTTTATTTGGGGTAGAAGGACGATTTTTATTTGATTTTGATCATTTTAATTCAAATTTTATTATAAAAGCTGGTTCAGATGTAAATGATTTTAAATTTAAAGATATAATTTTTGGATTTGAAGGATATTTATTATATACTTTAAATGATATTTTTTCTGTTGGAACTAGATTTGAAAATGATTTTCAAAAAGAATTTTTTATAGATCCTATTTTTATGATGAAAGATAAAAAAATAAAAATTGAAATGACTTTTAATAAATTTTCTAAAATAATTATAAAATTTGAATTGATATAG
- the rsmA gene encoding 16S rRNA (adenine(1518)-N(6)/adenine(1519)-N(6))-dimethyltransferase RsmA, protein MKTSDYLKKYDIRLKKMFGQNFLASDIYPKKIVEASQIEDEIIIEIGPGAGTLTDELIKTKNEIYAYEIDKTLERLLKERFKNKKNFHLKIMDFLDVDLSEFKGKNISYIANIPYNISSPIMEKIFIETPYFKKAILMVQKEFGERITAKSGKNYSPLSIFVQYYCDVENVLNIPKNEFIPKPKIDSTVIKLTPKNRNEDINLSKFFKFIHICFSQRRKTIKNNLKHINNIEKILEDLKIDTKTRPEQISIENFLSLFKMINK, encoded by the coding sequence ATGAAAACATCAGATTATCTGAAGAAATATGATATAAGATTAAAAAAAATGTTTGGACAAAATTTTCTCGCAAGTGATATATATCCAAAAAAGATAGTTGAAGCTTCACAAATAGAAGATGAGATTATAATAGAAATTGGACCTGGTGCGGGTACTTTAACAGATGAATTGATTAAGACTAAAAATGAAATATATGCATATGAAATCGATAAAACCTTAGAAAGACTGTTAAAAGAAAGGTTTAAAAATAAAAAAAATTTTCATTTAAAAATAATGGATTTTTTAGATGTAGATCTCTCTGAATTCAAGGGGAAAAATATAAGTTATATAGCAAATATTCCATATAATATATCTTCTCCAATAATGGAAAAAATATTTATTGAAACACCATATTTTAAAAAAGCAATTTTAATGGTTCAAAAAGAGTTTGGAGAAAGAATAACTGCAAAAAGTGGGAAAAATTATAGTCCTTTGAGTATATTCGTTCAATATTATTGTGATGTAGAAAATGTATTGAATATACCCAAGAATGAATTTATACCCAAACCTAAAATAGATTCTACTGTTATAAAACTCACACCCAAAAATAGGAATGAAGATATAAATCTTTCAAAATTCTTTAAATTCATACATATTTGTTTTTCTCAAAGAAGAAAAACCATAAAAAATAATTTAAAACATATAAATAATATAGAAAAAATATTAGAAGATTTAAAAATAGATACAAAAACTCGTCCAGAACAAATAAGTATAGAAAATTTTTTGAGCTTATTCAAAATGATAAACAAATAA